A window of Acropora muricata isolate sample 2 chromosome 3, ASM3666990v1, whole genome shotgun sequence contains these coding sequences:
- the LOC136912065 gene encoding follistatin-related protein 4-like, protein MSSAICWKNIKQVLILLFAAVYCNVLREALPVDGTTTVFYVFGSEAIYIVEPENKTVLSTIEADGVCTPRRGDTCSFGREILVRNQLIFVTDRGGNSVHVIDVRKRKVVETVATEPMPYDLYYLPWLEEVWIHAWSNSTFDVIDVSGNLEKTHKAIKAHITPGWTHGFMVANQEIQDGKVGYVTHFRNPGIHQLDLTTKSYKDFHNISDQGCHGTFYIAYSSLNKHTFVECFRAAFILEMDLPNKQVIRKWNFTGKPFASPDGRFIVALYKSINRTTNQLLDSKVYVLRTSKNGPTSLLPPPDIPSGVSQLAFGKKAGQQSGYLAYISLLYSDKIAVLDLGELESGRAALSYIEGVGSVRTIPFSPGMSRPLFVSGRWLVSPASADNAVAIIDTSTQKLHGMVPGVVKGRGLLAVSLPPTSSPPSPTAGVEGKLRFNGILTLVMLLAPFILHGR, encoded by the exons ATGAGCAGTGCGATATGCTGGAAAAACATTAAACAAGTCTTGATTCTTTTATTTGCTGCAGTTTACTGCAATGTTCTCCGGGAAGCGCTTCCAGTCGATGGTACTACCACTGTGTTTTATGTCTTCGGATCAGAAGCTATTTACATCGTAGAACCAGAGAACAAAACCGTGTTGTCTACGATAGAAGCTGACGGCGTGTGTACACCGCGAAG GGGGGATACCTGTTCATTTGGGAGAGAGATATTGGTGCGAAATCAATTGATTTTCGTTACCGATAGGGGTGGAAATAGTGTTCATGTTATTGATgtgagaaaaagaaag GTTGTCGAGACTGTGGCTACGGAACCAATGCCATATGATTTATACTACCTTCCATGGCTGGAGGAGGTCTGGATACATGCATGGTCGAACAGTACCTTTGATGTCATTGACGTGTCGGGAAATCTGGAAAAAACTCACAAGGCCATCAAGGCACATATCACGCCAG GGTGGACTCACGGTTTCATGGTTGCTAACCAAGAAATCCAAGACGGCAAAGTTGGTTACGTCACTCACTTCAGAAACCCAGGTATCCATCAACTTGACCTAACTACCAAGTCCTATAAAGACTTCCATAACATCTCCGACCAAGGCTGCCACGGAACTTTCTATATTGCTTACAGCTCGTTGAACAAACACACCTTCGTCGAGTGCTTTAGGGCTGCGTTCATCCTAGAGATGGATCTCCCCAACAAGCAAGTAATTCGAAAGTGGAATTTCACTGGAAAGCCGTTTGCTTCTCCTGATGGTCGTTTCATTGTGGCATTGTACAAatccatcaacagaaccacaaACCAACTACTCGACAGCAAGGTTTATGTTCTGCGTACTTCTAAGAACGGCCCCACTTCGCTTTTGCCTCCGCCTGACATCCCTTCAGGTGTTAGTCAATTGGCCTTTGGTAAGAAGGCAGGTCAGCAAAGCGGCTACCTCGCTTACATTAGTCTCCTCTACAGCGACAAGATAGCTGTCTTAGATCTGGGTGAACTTGAATCTGGCAGGGCTGCCCTGAGCTACATCGAAGGTGTTGGATCTGTACGGACCATACCTTTTTCGCCCGGCATGTCGCGTCCTTTGTTTGTATCAGGGCGTTGGCTGGTGTCTCCTGCTTCCGCTGACAACGCCGTTGCCATTATCGATACCTCCACCCAAAAGCTGCATGGGATGGTTCCGGGTGTAGTGAAGGGTCGGGGGCTGCTTGCTGTTTCGTTGCCTCCGACATCGAGTCCGCCTTCACCAACTGCTGGCGTCGAGGGAAAGTTGCGTTTCAATGGAATTCTTACTCTGGTGATGCTACTAGCTCCTTTCATATTACATGGACGCTAG
- the LOC136912410 gene encoding follistatin-related protein 4-like, whose translation MTCHKKLIDVTGLERLSFHKRKDFQRAKIHCIYRWAELPADGTTTVFYVFGSEAIYIVDPENKAVQSTIEADGVCTPRRGKRCSFGREILVRNELIFVTDMGGSRVHVIDVRKRKVVETVTTEPMPYDLYYLPWLDEVWVHAWSNSTFDVINVSGNLEKTHKAIKAHITPGWTHGFMVANQEIQDGKVGYVTHFRNPGIHQLDLTTKSYKDFHNISDQGCHGTFYIAYSSLNKHTFVECFRAAFILEMDLPNKQVIRKWNFTGKPFASPDGRFIVALYKSINRTTNQLLDSKVHVLLTSENGPTSLLPTPDIPSGVSRLAFGKKAGQQSGYVAYISLLYSDKIAVLDLGELESGRAALSYIEGVGSVQTIPYSPGMSRPLFVSGRWLVSPASADNSVAIIDTSTQKLHGMVPGVVRGQGLLAVSLPPKSSPPSPTAGAEGKLRFNGILTLVMLLAPFILHGR comes from the exons ATGACCtgtcacaagaaactaattgacgttaCTGGGTTGGAACGGCTTtcctttcacaaaagaaaag attttcaaCGTGCAAAAA TTCACTGTATTTATCGCTGGGCAGAGCTTCCAGCTGATGGCACTACAACTGTGTTTTATGTCTTTGGATCAGAAGCTATTTACATCGTAGACCCAGAAAACAAAGCCGTGCAGTCTACGATAGAAGCTGACGGCGTGTGTACACCGCGAAG AGGTAAAAGGTGTTCTTTTGGGAGAGAAATATTGGTTCGAAATGAATTGATTTTCGTCACCGATATGGGTGGAAGTCGAGTTCATGTTATTGATgtgagaaaaagaaag GTTGTCGAGACTGTAACTACGGAACCAATGCCATATGATTTATACTACCTACCATGGCTGGACGAGGTCTGGGTACATGCATGGTCGAACAGTACCTTTGACGTCATTAACGTGTCGGGAAACCTGGAAAAAACTCACAAGGCCATCAAGGCACATATCACGCCAG GGTGGACCCACGGTTTCATGGTTGCTAACCAAGAAATCCAAGACGGCAAAGTTGGTTACGTCACTCACTTCAGAAACCCAGGTATCCATCAACTTGACCTAACTACCAAGTCCTATAAAGACTTCCATAACATCTCCGACCAAGGCTGCCACGGAACTTTCTATATTGCTTACAGCTCGTTGAACAAACACACCTTCGTTGAGTGCTTTAGGGCTGCATTCATCCTAGAGATGGATCTCCCCAACAAGCAAGTAATTCGAAAGTGGAATTTCACTGGAAAGCCGTTTGCTTCTCCTGATGGTCGTTTCATTGTGGCATTGTACAAatccatcaacagaaccacaaACCAACTACTCGACAGCAAGGTTCATGTTCTGCTTACTTCTGAGAACGGTCCCACTTCGCTTTTGCCTACGCCTGACATCCCTTCAGGTGTTAGTCGATTGGCCTTTGGTAAGAAGGCAGGTCAGCAAAGCGGCTACGTCGCTTACATTAGTCTCCTCTACAGCGACAAGATAGCTGTCTTAGATCTGGGTGAACTTGAATCTGGCAGGGCTGCCCTGAGCTACATCGAAGGTGTTGGATCTGTACAGACCATACCTTATTCCCCCGGCATGTCGCGTCCTTTGTTCGTATCAGGGCGTTGGCTGGTGTCTCCTGCTTCCGCTGACAACTCCGTTGCCATCATCGATACCTCCACCCAAAAGCTGCATGGGATGGTTCCTGGTGTAGTGAGGGGTCAGGGGCTGCTTGCTGTTTCGCTGCCTCCGAAATCGAGTCCGCCTTCACCAACTGCTGGCGCCGAGGGAAAGTTGCGTTTCAATGGAATTCTTACTTTGGTGATGCTACTAGCTCCTTTCATATTACATGGACGCTAG
- the LOC136910461 gene encoding follistatin-related protein 4-like: MKHTLGFQPRIPAMSSFLTLLIGFTCFANVYCNVLREALPLDGTTTVFYVFGSEAIYIVEPENKTVLSTIDAGDLCTLGRGSYCFFGREILVRNELIFFGDYGGSRVHVIDVRKRKVVETIATEPRPYDLYYLPWLEEVWVHAWFQSTFDVIDVSGNLEKTHKAIKAHITPGWTHGFMVANKEIEDGKVGYVTHFRNPGLHQLNLTTKSYKDFHNISDQGCHGTFYLAYSSLNKHTFVECFRADFILEMDLTKEQVIRKWNFSGKPYASPDGRFIVALYISINRTTNQLLDSKIHVLRISENEPTSILKTFDIPSGVSELAFDKKAGQQSGYVVYFSLHFSDKIAILDLDELESGSAVLRYIEGVGFVQTTPYSPATSRPLFVSGRWLVSPASANDSVAIIDTSTQRLHGMVPGVVKGRGVLAVSLPPPSSPPSPTAGAEGKLRFNGILTLSMLLAPIILHGR; this comes from the exons ATGAAACACACATTGGGTTTTCAACCGCGAATACCAGCGATGTCTTCGTTCTTAACTTTACTCATTGGTTTCACTTGCTTTGCAAATG TTTACTGCAATGTTCTCCGGGAAGCGCTTCCACTTGATGGCACAACAACTGTGTTTTATGTCTTTGGATCAGAAGCTATTTACATCGTAGAACCAGAGAACAAAACCGTGTTGTCTACCATAGACGCTGGCGACCTATGTACACTGGGAAG AGGGAGTTACTGCTTCTTTGGGAGAGAAATATTGGTGCGAAATGAATTGATTTTCTTTGGCGATTACGGGGGAAGTCGCGTTCATGTTATTGACGTcagaaaaagaaag GTTGTCGAGACTATAGCTACGGAACCAAGGCCATATGATTTATACTACCTGCCATGGCTGGAGGAGGTCTGGGTACATGCCTGGTTCCAAAGTACCTTTGACGTCATTGACGTGTCGGGAAATCTGGAAAAAACTCACAAGGCCATCAAGGCACATATCACGCCAG GGTGGACTCACGGTTTCATGGTTGCTAACAAAGAAATCGAAGACGGCAAAGTTGGTTACGTCACTCACTTCAGAAACCCAGGTCTCCATCAACTTAACCTAACTACCAAGTCCTATAAAGACTTCCATAACATCTCCGACCAGGGCTGCCACGGAACTTTCTATCTTGCTTACAGCTCGTTGAACAAACACACCTTCGTCGAGTGCTTTAGGGCTGATTTCATTCTAGAGATGGATCTCACCAAAGAGCAAGTAATTCGAAAGTGGAATTTCAGTGGAAAGCCGTATGCTTCTCCCGATGGTCGTTTCATTGTGGCATTGTACATATCCATCAACAGGACGACAAACCAACTGCTCGACAGCAAGATTCACGTTCTGCGTATTTCTGAGAACGAGCCCACTTCGATTTTAAAAACGTTTGACATCCCCTCAGGTGTTAGTGAATTGGCCTTTGATAAGAAGGCAGGTCAGCAAAGCGGCTACGTCGTATATTTTAGTCTCCACTTCAGCGACAAGATAGCTATCTTAGATCTGGATGAACTTGAATCTGGCAGTGCTGTCCTAAGATACATCGAAGGTGTTGGATTTGTGCAGACCACACCTTATTCGCCCGCCACCTCGCGTCCTTTGTTCGTATCGGGGCGTTGGCTGGTGTCTCCTGCGTCCGCTAACGACTCCGTTGCCATCATCGATACCTCCACCCAAAGGCTGCATGGGATGGTTCCGGGTGTAGTGAAGGGTCGGGGGGTGCTTGCTGTTTCGCTGCCTCCGCCATCGAGTCCGCCTTCACCAACTGCTGGCGCCGAGGGAAAGTTGCGTTTCAATGGAATTCTTACTCTGTCGATGCTACTAGCCCCTATCATATTACATGGACGATAG